In a single window of the Gemmatimonadota bacterium genome:
- a CDS encoding DinB family protein, which yields MLKRLIAPLALLAMLATPVVAQDKMNHTEPPSDLMPLLHQYLDWFVKGAEQMPEANYSFKPTPEIRSFGELVGHMANSNFMICAGIRGEKSPSTTDFEKVTGKAALVKGVKDALTYCHTVQVWANAHGHDQVDLFGMKGSVTWALAFNIAHNAEHYGNMVTYMRMKGMTPPSSQGN from the coding sequence ATGTTGAAGCGTCTGATCGCACCCCTCGCCTTGCTGGCGATGCTGGCGACGCCCGTCGTCGCGCAGGACAAGATGAACCACACCGAGCCGCCCAGTGACCTGATGCCGTTGCTCCATCAGTATCTCGATTGGTTCGTGAAGGGCGCCGAGCAGATGCCGGAAGCGAACTACAGCTTCAAGCCGACGCCGGAAATCCGCTCCTTCGGCGAGTTGGTCGGGCACATGGCCAACAGCAACTTCATGATCTGCGCCGGCATTCGCGGCGAAAAGAGCCCCAGCACGACCGACTTCGAGAAGGTGACCGGCAAGGCGGCCCTGGTGAAGGGTGTGAAGGATGCGCTGACCTACTGCCACACGGTCCAGGTCTGGGCCAATGCGCACGGGCACGATCAGGTCGACCTCTTCGGGATGAAGGGGAGCGTGACGTGGGCGCTCGCGTTCAACATCGCCCACAACGCCGAACACTACGGCAACATGGTGACGTACATGCGAATGAAGGGGATGACCCCGCCGTCAAGCCAGGGGAACTGA
- a CDS encoding FAD-binding oxidoreductase produces MDHLPRHGDGEALSNLPRWDDGTWPGLPRLDGPVAADVCVIGLGGSGLTAVHELLDLGQRVVAVDAGIVAGGAAGRNGGFLLAGPADFHHDAVATHGRERATALYRRTLTEMDRMTAETPGAIRREGSLRIAESPEELDDCRAQLAAMHADGLPAAWHRGPDGEGLLIPTDGVFHPLQRCRALAEGAVARGARLYEQSAAIEITGQGVLTVEGSVLCNAVIVAVDGRLESVLPELAGRVRTARLQMIATTPTDEIRTRFAVYSRYGYEYWQQLDDGSVLLGGMRDRGGEGEWTDIAEPAEPVQSLLDTHLRERLRVTASITHRWAGAVGYTPDGLPIFEEVRPRVWAIGGYSGTGNVVGAICGRAVAQMVVQGSAPDAALFRA; encoded by the coding sequence ATGGACCACCTTCCGCGTCACGGTGACGGTGAAGCGCTGAGCAACCTCCCGCGGTGGGACGATGGCACCTGGCCCGGACTGCCACGACTCGACGGCCCAGTCGCCGCCGACGTCTGCGTAATCGGCCTCGGGGGCAGCGGCCTCACGGCGGTGCACGAGCTCCTCGACCTCGGCCAGCGCGTCGTCGCGGTGGACGCCGGCATCGTGGCCGGCGGCGCGGCCGGACGCAACGGCGGCTTCCTCCTCGCCGGTCCGGCCGACTTTCACCACGATGCGGTCGCGACGCACGGGCGCGAGCGGGCCACGGCACTCTATCGGCGCACCCTCACCGAGATGGACCGCATGACAGCCGAGACGCCCGGGGCGATTCGGCGCGAGGGGTCGCTGCGGATCGCCGAGAGCCCCGAGGAGCTGGATGACTGCCGCGCCCAGCTCGCCGCGATGCACGCGGACGGTCTCCCGGCAGCGTGGCATCGTGGTCCGGACGGCGAGGGACTGTTGATCCCGACGGACGGCGTCTTCCACCCGCTCCAGCGCTGCCGTGCCCTCGCGGAAGGGGCCGTGGCGCGGGGCGCGCGGCTCTATGAACAGTCGGCGGCCATCGAGATCACCGGACAGGGTGTGCTCACGGTCGAGGGCAGCGTGCTTTGCAATGCGGTGATCGTCGCCGTGGACGGCCGCCTCGAGTCGGTGCTCCCCGAATTGGCCGGACGCGTGCGCACCGCCCGGCTCCAGATGATCGCCACGACACCCACTGACGAGATTCGTACCCGGTTCGCCGTCTATTCGCGCTACGGTTACGAGTATTGGCAGCAGCTGGATGACGGATCCGTGCTCCTCGGCGGCATGCGCGATCGCGGTGGGGAGGGCGAATGGACGGACATCGCCGAGCCGGCCGAACCGGTGCAATCGCTGCTGGACACGCACCTCCGCGAACGGTTGCGGGTGACCGCCTCGATCACCCATCGCTGGGCCGGGGCGGTCGGCTACACGCCGGACGGCCTGCCGATCTTCGAGGAAGTGCGGCCTCGCGTCTGGGCCATCGGTGGCTACTCGGGCACGGGCAATGTGGTCGGTGCCATCTGCGGGCGGGCCGTGGCACAGATGGTCGTGCAGGGGAGTGCGCCTGATGCGGCGCTCTTCCGCGCATGA
- a CDS encoding translation initiation factor Sui1, giving the protein MRKRTGGLVYSTDTGRTCPTCRRGVGDCRCRESGPPPKRDGVVRVGRETKGRKGAGVTLVTGVPLEGEALDALAKALKQRVGSGGTVKDGVIELQGDHRDVVVAELAKKGWTVKRVGG; this is encoded by the coding sequence ATGAGGAAGCGCACCGGCGGACTCGTCTACTCCACGGATACCGGCCGCACCTGCCCGACCTGTCGGCGCGGGGTCGGCGACTGCCGCTGCCGCGAAAGTGGCCCGCCGCCGAAGCGCGATGGCGTGGTGCGCGTCGGCCGCGAGACCAAGGGACGCAAGGGCGCCGGCGTGACGCTGGTGACCGGCGTGCCCTTGGAGGGCGAGGCCCTCGATGCCCTCGCCAAGGCCCTGAAACAACGGGTCGGCTCCGGCGGTACGGTCAAGGATGGCGTGATCGAGCTGCAGGGTGACCATCGGGACGTGGTCGTCGCGGAACTCGCCAAGAAGGGTTGGACCGTCAAACGCGTCGGTGGCTGA
- a CDS encoding YfcC family protein, producing the protein MLMLGGVAIAAALTWLVPAGEYERVVDAATGRTIAVAGTYHAVPDAPVGPFAAVMAVPRGIAEGIEVILTIFLVGGAWYLVDKIGTLGRAVNALASRFREGSLLALPLLILFFSMMGAAENMQEEIIALIPVLLVLGSRLGVDAVTTVAASAGAAMIGSAFGPTNPFQAGIAMKLAELPTLSGGALRTAMWLAGTALWAAWTLRWASQHRVPVASEQVSHAPLSARDGLILACVTVPLAIYIYGALKLDWGFNELSAAYFIGAILAGVIARLKLDDTIISYLEGMQLLLPAALLVGVARSITLVLQDGHIIDTILYSMATPLANVSTTAAALLMVPLHALLHVPVSSVSGQAALTMPIMVPLSDLLGVSRQATVLAYQVGAGLCELLTPTNGALMAILLAAKVPFGEWLRFATRGYALMLVIGVVGILVAVG; encoded by the coding sequence GTGCTGATGCTGGGGGGCGTGGCCATCGCGGCCGCGCTCACCTGGCTGGTGCCGGCCGGCGAGTATGAACGGGTGGTGGACGCTGCCACCGGGCGCACCATCGCCGTCGCCGGCACCTACCACGCGGTGCCTGACGCGCCAGTCGGGCCCTTCGCCGCCGTGATGGCGGTGCCTCGCGGCATCGCCGAGGGGATCGAGGTGATCCTCACCATCTTCCTCGTCGGCGGGGCCTGGTACCTGGTCGACAAGATCGGGACCCTCGGGCGCGCGGTGAACGCCCTCGCCTCGCGCTTTCGTGAAGGAAGCCTCCTCGCCCTCCCCCTCCTGATTCTCTTCTTCTCGATGATGGGTGCCGCCGAGAACATGCAGGAGGAGATCATCGCGCTGATCCCGGTGCTGCTCGTGCTCGGGAGTCGACTCGGCGTCGACGCCGTCACGACGGTCGCGGCGAGTGCCGGTGCGGCGATGATCGGCAGTGCCTTCGGCCCGACCAATCCGTTCCAGGCGGGCATCGCGATGAAGCTCGCCGAGCTGCCGACCCTCTCCGGCGGCGCACTGCGCACGGCGATGTGGCTCGCGGGGACGGCGCTCTGGGCCGCCTGGACGCTGCGGTGGGCCTCGCAGCACCGCGTGCCGGTGGCGAGCGAGCAGGTCAGCCACGCGCCGCTGAGCGCGCGCGACGGGCTGATTCTCGCCTGCGTCACGGTGCCGCTCGCGATCTACATCTACGGCGCCCTCAAGCTCGACTGGGGCTTCAACGAGCTTTCCGCGGCGTACTTCATCGGCGCCATCCTCGCCGGGGTGATCGCCCGCCTCAAGCTCGATGACACCATCATCAGCTACCTCGAGGGGATGCAGTTGCTGCTCCCCGCCGCCCTCCTCGTCGGCGTCGCCCGAAGCATCACCCTCGTGCTGCAGGATGGGCACATCATCGACACCATCCTCTACAGCATGGCCACGCCGCTCGCCAATGTCTCGACGACGGCCGCCGCCCTGCTGATGGTGCCGCTCCACGCGCTGCTGCACGTTCCCGTCTCGAGCGTGAGCGGGCAGGCCGCGCTGACGATGCCGATCATGGTGCCGCTCTCGGACCTGCTCGGCGTCTCGCGTCAGGCCACGGTCCTCGCCTATCAGGTCGGCGCCGGCCTTTGCGAGCTCCTGACGCCGACCAACGGGGCACTCATGGCCATCCTCCTCGCCGCCAAGGTCCCCTTCGGCGAGTGGCTCCGCTTCGCGACCCGGGGCTACGCGCTGATGCTGGTGATCGGCGTCGTCGGAATATTGGTGGCAGTGGGATGA
- a CDS encoding HNH endonuclease, with protein MHTRLFYGDVHKRFSEGSRLVARTRRRGGTNVAPPSEAAVLPGPAGTTVSRPAGRTYGSHREWLLARHGSVCAYCGAKVPPETITLDHVRPRRGQSAYDRPDNLVLACRPCNAAKADMPLLAFLMARRARGVFLLHYGDHLSDPLKELVRKSSERPLLPPESR; from the coding sequence ATCCACACTCGGCTATTTTACGGGGATGTTCATAAACGATTCTCAGAAGGAAGCAGATTAGTGGCACGCACCAGACGTCGCGGTGGCACCAACGTCGCACCACCGTCCGAAGCAGCGGTTCTCCCAGGTCCCGCCGGCACCACCGTTTCTCGCCCCGCTGGACGCACGTACGGCTCCCATCGTGAATGGCTCCTGGCCAGGCACGGTTCGGTCTGCGCGTACTGTGGCGCCAAGGTTCCGCCCGAAACCATCACGCTCGACCACGTCCGGCCGCGTCGCGGCCAGTCGGCCTACGACCGGCCCGACAACCTGGTCCTCGCCTGCCGCCCCTGCAACGCCGCCAAAGCCGACATGCCGCTGCTGGCGTTCCTGATGGCGCGCCGCGCGCGTGGCGTCTTCCTGCTGCACTACGGCGATCACCTCTCCGATCCGCTGAAGGAATTGGTGCGGAAGTCGAGTGAGCGGCCGTTGTTGCCGCCGGAGAGTCGGTGA
- a CDS encoding acetyl-CoA C-acyltransferase produces MLPPSPGRRAVVIAGLRTPFAKSGTVLQDVTAADLARHCTRELLYRTELPGDEVDEVIYGQVVPSPLLPNVGREVSLLPQLPRTVPAYTLNRACASGAQAICNATDQIMAGHADVILAGGVETLSDVPILHTRKFSQILVSASKARSLGDRLGLFAQVRGRDLVPVSPAIAEPSTGQSMGQSAEKMAKENRISREAQDELAVMSHQRAAAATADGRLAMEIAPWFGGRGMDQVIDSDNLIRPETSLDALAKLKPVFDRTYGSVTAGNASALTDGAATTLLMSEEKAHALGYRPLTAIRAYAVAAVDPGWQLLMGPAYAVPIALKRAGISWNDLGLVEIHEAFASQVLSNVQAWGSADWARRLGLPGVVGEVDWSRTNVMGGSLAIGHPFAATGARLVTSLSNEMARRDVQFGLISICAQGGMGFAMVLERVG; encoded by the coding sequence ATGCTCCCCCCCTCTCCAGGCCGCCGAGCCGTCGTCATCGCCGGACTCCGGACCCCGTTCGCCAAGTCGGGGACCGTGTTGCAGGACGTGACCGCCGCCGACCTCGCCCGCCATTGCACCCGTGAACTGCTCTACCGCACCGAACTCCCCGGCGACGAGGTCGACGAGGTGATCTACGGGCAGGTGGTGCCGTCGCCGTTGCTGCCGAATGTCGGGCGCGAGGTGTCGTTGCTGCCGCAGCTGCCGAGGACGGTGCCGGCATACACGCTGAACCGCGCCTGTGCGTCTGGCGCGCAGGCGATCTGCAACGCCACCGATCAGATCATGGCGGGGCATGCCGACGTCATCCTCGCGGGCGGGGTCGAAACGCTCTCCGACGTGCCCATCCTGCACACCCGCAAATTCTCCCAGATCCTCGTCTCCGCCTCCAAGGCGCGGTCGCTGGGCGATCGGCTCGGCCTCTTCGCGCAGGTGCGCGGACGCGATCTGGTGCCGGTATCCCCGGCGATCGCCGAGCCGAGCACCGGGCAGAGCATGGGGCAGTCGGCCGAGAAGATGGCGAAGGAGAATCGGATCTCCCGCGAGGCGCAGGACGAACTCGCGGTGATGAGCCATCAGCGGGCGGCGGCGGCCACGGCCGATGGACGCCTCGCAATGGAAATTGCGCCGTGGTTCGGTGGGCGCGGGATGGACCAGGTCATCGACAGCGACAACCTGATTCGCCCCGAGACCTCGCTCGACGCGCTCGCCAAGCTCAAGCCGGTCTTCGACCGCACCTACGGCTCCGTCACTGCGGGGAATGCCTCGGCGCTCACCGATGGTGCGGCCACCACGCTGCTCATGAGCGAAGAGAAGGCGCACGCGCTCGGCTATCGGCCGCTCACCGCAATCCGCGCCTACGCCGTCGCGGCGGTCGATCCGGGATGGCAGTTGCTGATGGGCCCTGCCTACGCGGTGCCGATCGCCCTCAAGCGCGCCGGGATTTCGTGGAACGATCTCGGATTGGTCGAGATCCACGAGGCATTCGCCTCGCAGGTGCTTTCCAACGTGCAGGCGTGGGGCTCCGCCGATTGGGCGCGTCGTCTCGGCCTCCCCGGTGTCGTTGGCGAGGTCGACTGGAGTCGCACCAACGTGATGGGTGGGTCGCTCGCGATCGGCCATCCGTTCGCTGCGACTGGCGCACGACTGGTGACCTCGCTCTCGAACGAGATGGCGCGACGCGATGTGCAGTTCGGTCTCATCTCCATCTGCGCGCAGGGCGGGATGGGCTTTGCCATGGTCCTGGAGCGGGTCGGATGA
- the fadJ gene encoding fatty acid oxidation complex subunit alpha FadJ — protein sequence MSAFSVERRGGVAIVTFDTPNETVNKISKAVGWEFEDLLGRLATDEPVKAIVLRSGKPDTFIAGADIEEFVALRSVEEAQRLSRDGQLLMQKVAESPKPIVAAIHGACVGGGMELVLACRYRVASDHPKTMLGLPEVQLGLLPGAGGSNRLPRLIGVRAALDIILAGKNERAKKAFTLGIVDELVPESILLDTAIAAAERLARGWKPSRKGRGLGGALLDGTPIGRLVVYGKAKEAVTKKTGGNYPAPLRALEVVRTSMEQGMTRGLEAEAQAFGELAMSDVSRRLVEIFFATTAIKKDDGVPAGAGRATKVRRIGVVGSGFMGAGIAGTAALAANVEARMTDAELSRVGKGIKAATDLMTARLKKRRMTPHEYQRTRALLSGTGDFSGFGGAQIVIEAVYEDLGVKRQVIADVEAAVPPHVIIATNTSTIPIQDIAAGAQYPERILGMHFFSPVEKMPLLEVIPTAVTSADAIVTAVQFGRAMGKTVIVVADSPGFWVNRILSPYLNEAGFLLEEGVPIETIDAAMTSWGFPVGPVALLDEVGLDVGEKAGKVMYQAFGERLTPSKVIAAMRGDDRLGRKNGRGFYFYKDGHKTGADGSVFQLLGVRPASEVDIERVQERLVYAMLNEAAMAMSEGVVRVPRDADIGAIFGIGFPPFRGGPLRTLDAIGAAEVVAKLERLEATHGPRFRAAPVLEEMARIGGRWYPADGR from the coding sequence ATGAGCGCCTTTTCCGTGGAACGGCGCGGCGGGGTGGCGATCGTCACCTTCGACACGCCCAACGAGACCGTCAACAAGATCAGCAAGGCGGTGGGCTGGGAATTCGAGGATCTGCTCGGTCGGCTCGCGACGGATGAACCGGTCAAGGCGATCGTGCTCCGCTCGGGCAAACCCGACACCTTCATTGCCGGCGCCGACATCGAGGAATTCGTTGCGCTGCGCAGCGTCGAGGAGGCGCAGCGACTCTCGCGCGATGGCCAGTTGTTGATGCAGAAGGTCGCCGAGTCACCGAAGCCGATCGTCGCGGCAATCCACGGCGCCTGCGTCGGTGGCGGGATGGAGCTGGTGCTGGCGTGCCGCTATCGCGTGGCGTCCGACCATCCCAAGACGATGCTCGGCCTCCCAGAAGTGCAGCTCGGCCTGCTGCCGGGCGCGGGCGGCTCGAACCGGTTGCCGCGCCTGATCGGTGTGCGCGCCGCGCTCGACATCATTCTCGCCGGCAAGAACGAACGCGCCAAGAAGGCGTTCACCCTCGGCATCGTCGACGAGCTCGTGCCCGAGTCGATCCTCCTCGACACCGCGATCGCGGCGGCGGAACGGCTCGCGCGCGGGTGGAAGCCATCGCGGAAGGGGCGCGGCCTCGGCGGCGCGCTGCTCGATGGCACGCCGATCGGTCGGCTCGTGGTGTATGGCAAGGCGAAGGAAGCGGTCACCAAGAAGACCGGCGGCAACTACCCGGCGCCACTGCGTGCGCTGGAGGTGGTGCGGACCTCGATGGAGCAGGGGATGACGCGCGGTCTCGAGGCCGAGGCGCAGGCGTTCGGCGAACTGGCGATGTCCGATGTGTCGCGACGCCTGGTCGAGATCTTCTTCGCGACCACCGCCATCAAGAAGGATGATGGTGTCCCGGCCGGTGCGGGACGAGCCACGAAGGTGCGCCGCATCGGCGTCGTCGGCAGCGGCTTCATGGGCGCGGGGATCGCCGGCACGGCCGCGCTCGCGGCCAATGTCGAGGCGCGGATGACCGACGCCGAATTGTCGCGCGTGGGGAAGGGCATCAAGGCCGCGACGGACTTGATGACGGCGCGGCTCAAGAAGCGGCGGATGACGCCGCACGAGTATCAGCGGACGCGCGCGCTCCTCAGCGGCACCGGTGACTTCTCCGGTTTCGGTGGCGCGCAGATCGTGATCGAGGCGGTCTACGAAGACCTCGGCGTCAAGCGCCAGGTGATCGCCGACGTCGAGGCGGCGGTGCCCCCACACGTGATCATCGCGACCAACACGTCGACCATTCCGATCCAGGATATCGCCGCGGGCGCGCAGTATCCGGAGCGGATCCTTGGCATGCACTTCTTCTCGCCGGTCGAGAAGATGCCGCTGCTCGAGGTCATCCCCACCGCGGTGACTTCGGCGGATGCCATCGTCACGGCGGTGCAGTTCGGCCGGGCGATGGGGAAGACGGTGATCGTCGTCGCGGATTCGCCCGGCTTCTGGGTCAACCGCATTCTCTCGCCGTATCTCAACGAGGCCGGCTTCCTGCTCGAGGAAGGGGTCCCCATCGAGACCATCGACGCGGCAATGACGTCGTGGGGTTTCCCGGTCGGACCGGTCGCGTTGCTCGACGAAGTCGGCCTCGATGTCGGCGAGAAGGCGGGGAAGGTGATGTACCAGGCGTTCGGCGAGCGACTCACGCCATCGAAGGTGATCGCGGCGATGCGCGGCGATGATCGGCTCGGTCGCAAGAATGGCCGCGGTTTCTACTTCTACAAGGATGGGCACAAGACCGGCGCCGACGGCTCGGTCTTCCAGTTGCTTGGCGTGCGCCCGGCGAGTGAAGTCGACATCGAGCGCGTGCAGGAACGGCTGGTGTACGCCATGCTCAACGAAGCCGCGATGGCGATGAGCGAGGGCGTGGTGCGCGTCCCGCGCGACGCCGACATCGGGGCCATCTTCGGTATCGGCTTCCCGCCGTTCCGGGGTGGGCCGTTGCGCACGCTTGACGCGATTGGCGCCGCCGAGGTGGTGGCCAAGCTCGAACGGTTGGAAGCCACGCACGGTCCGCGCTTTCGCGCGGCACCCGTGCTCGAGGAGATGGCCCGCATCGGCGGCCGCTGGTATCCGGCCGACGGCCGCTGA
- a CDS encoding 2-oxoglutarate dehydrogenase E1 component has product MPIASAATTTSPAQLQHVAAGMALIKAFRTHGHLAAQLDPLGTPPVGDPALVPATVGLDEATMATIPTDVLRIAVPGKTLAEALPHLQATYCGTIAYEVEHIASHEQRVWLRQQIESGAHRQPITAEAQHALLERLTQVEGLERFLGKAYLGAKRFSIEGLDIMVPMLDLTIELAAEAGARDVVLGMAHRGRLNVLVHTVGRPYEALFAEFEGAKQLTGGMTPDGGTGDVKYHHGAEGAFVTKGGKAITVALLSNPSHLEFIGPVVDGRARAAQTNRRGREAVVDTTAALPVIIHGDAAFPGQGVVAETLNLGDLAGYHTGGSVHLIANNQVGFTTDPRDGRSTRWASDLAKGFDIPIIHVNADDPEACLAAVRLAMAYRVKFEDDVLIDLVGYRRHGHNETDEPGYTQPVMYARIKEMPTVRARYAEQLASAGVLSAADAEALVTRTYDRFVEIQTSFKSSLGRPAPSAEPVRDAGVAGELETALPAEMISSLNEQLLSWPAGFTVHPKLVKQLEKRRSALIEPHGIDWGHAEALAFASLLVEGTPIRLTGQDVGRGTFSHRHLVLHDAVNGDVFAPVQALPGASAPLEVHNSPLSELATIGFEYGYATAAPEALVVWEAQFGDFVNGAQVMLDQFLASSLSKWGVTSRLTLLLPHGYEGQGPEHSSGRVERFLQSAAEGNIRVVNCSTSGQYFHVLRRQAKWAIRRPLVVMTPKSLLRATAASCSLADLSAGRFETVLDDPATNGRRAAARTLLLCTGKVYYDLVEEAAKLGDDRPPIARIEQLYPFPEREVKELLSRYPSLTDVAWVQEEPRNMGAWSFIEPRMRTILPAGVTMRYIGRPERASPAEGYLSAHKAEQARIVGEALGGKGVVVGKS; this is encoded by the coding sequence ATGCCGATCGCCAGTGCCGCCACGACCACGTCGCCAGCCCAGCTGCAACACGTCGCGGCCGGGATGGCGCTGATCAAGGCGTTCCGCACCCATGGCCACCTGGCGGCACAGCTCGATCCGCTCGGGACGCCGCCGGTCGGCGACCCGGCGCTCGTCCCGGCGACGGTCGGCCTCGACGAGGCCACCATGGCGACCATCCCGACCGACGTGCTGCGCATCGCCGTCCCGGGGAAGACGCTCGCCGAGGCACTGCCGCACCTGCAGGCCACCTATTGCGGCACGATCGCCTACGAAGTCGAGCACATCGCCTCGCACGAGCAGCGCGTCTGGCTGCGGCAGCAGATCGAATCGGGCGCCCATCGCCAGCCGATCACGGCGGAGGCGCAGCATGCCCTCCTCGAGCGGCTCACGCAGGTCGAGGGGCTCGAGCGTTTCCTCGGCAAGGCGTATCTCGGTGCCAAGCGCTTCTCGATCGAGGGGCTCGACATCATGGTCCCGATGCTCGACCTCACCATCGAGCTCGCGGCCGAGGCCGGTGCGCGCGACGTGGTGCTGGGCATGGCGCACCGCGGCCGCCTGAATGTGCTGGTGCACACCGTCGGCCGCCCGTATGAGGCACTCTTCGCGGAATTCGAGGGCGCCAAGCAGTTGACCGGCGGGATGACGCCCGATGGTGGCACCGGCGACGTGAAATACCATCACGGGGCCGAGGGGGCCTTTGTCACCAAGGGTGGCAAGGCCATCACGGTGGCGCTGCTCTCGAACCCGAGTCACCTCGAGTTCATCGGGCCGGTCGTCGATGGCCGGGCGCGTGCCGCGCAGACCAATCGACGCGGCCGCGAGGCCGTGGTCGACACCACGGCCGCCCTGCCCGTGATCATCCATGGTGACGCCGCCTTCCCGGGGCAGGGCGTCGTGGCCGAGACGTTGAATCTCGGCGACCTCGCGGGCTATCACACCGGCGGCTCGGTCCACCTGATCGCGAACAACCAGGTCGGCTTCACCACCGACCCGCGCGATGGTCGCTCGACCCGCTGGGCGTCGGACCTCGCCAAGGGCTTCGACATCCCGATCATCCACGTCAACGCCGACGATCCGGAGGCCTGCCTCGCGGCCGTCCGTCTGGCGATGGCGTACCGGGTCAAGTTCGAAGACGACGTGCTCATCGATCTGGTGGGATATCGCCGCCACGGGCACAACGAGACGGACGAGCCGGGCTACACGCAGCCGGTGATGTACGCGCGGATCAAGGAGATGCCGACGGTGCGTGCGCGCTACGCCGAGCAGTTGGCGAGTGCCGGCGTGCTCTCGGCCGCCGATGCCGAGGCGCTGGTCACCAGGACGTACGACCGCTTCGTCGAAATCCAGACGTCCTTCAAGTCGTCGCTCGGCCGCCCGGCGCCGTCGGCGGAGCCGGTGCGCGATGCGGGCGTGGCCGGCGAACTCGAGACGGCGCTTCCGGCCGAGATGATCTCGTCGCTCAACGAGCAGCTGCTCTCGTGGCCGGCCGGCTTCACCGTGCACCCGAAGCTGGTCAAGCAGCTCGAGAAGCGTCGCAGCGCGCTGATCGAACCGCACGGCATCGACTGGGGGCACGCCGAAGCGCTGGCGTTTGCCTCGCTGCTCGTCGAGGGAACGCCGATCCGGCTCACGGGGCAGGATGTGGGGCGCGGCACCTTCTCGCATCGTCACCTGGTGCTGCACGACGCCGTGAATGGCGACGTCTTCGCGCCGGTGCAGGCGCTGCCAGGCGCCTCGGCGCCGCTCGAAGTGCACAACTCGCCGCTTTCGGAATTGGCGACGATCGGGTTCGAGTACGGCTATGCCACGGCGGCGCCCGAGGCGCTGGTGGTGTGGGAGGCGCAGTTCGGCGACTTCGTCAACGGCGCACAGGTGATGCTCGACCAGTTCCTCGCGTCGAGTCTCTCGAAGTGGGGCGTCACGTCGCGGCTCACGCTGCTGCTGCCACACGGGTACGAGGGTCAGGGGCCGGAGCATTCCAGCGGTCGCGTCGAGCGATTCCTGCAGTCGGCGGCCGAAGGCAACATCCGCGTGGTCAACTGCTCCACGTCGGGGCAGTACTTCCACGTCCTGCGCCGTCAGGCGAAGTGGGCTATCCGCCGTCCGTTGGTCGTGATGACGCCGAAGTCGCTGCTCCGCGCGACGGCCGCGAGCTGTTCGCTGGCCGATCTCTCCGCGGGCCGCTTCGAGACGGTGCTCGACGATCCGGCCACCAACGGTCGCCGCGCCGCGGCGCGCACGCTGCTGCTCTGCACCGGCAAGGTCTACTACGACCTCGTCGAAGAGGCGGCCAAGCTCGGCGATGATCGCCCGCCGATCGCCCGGATCGAGCAGCTCTATCCCTTCCCCGAGCGTGAGGTGAAGGAACTGCTGTCGCGCTATCCGTCGCTGACCGACGTGGCGTGGGTCCAGGAAGAGCCGCGCAACATGGGCGCCTGGTCGTTCATCGAGCCGCGGATGCGCACCATCCTCCCGGCCGGGGTGACGATGCGCTACATCGGCCGCCCGGAGCGTGCCTCGCCGGCCGAAGGCTATCTCTCGGCGCACAAGGCGGAACAGGCGCGGATTGTGGGAGAGGCGTTGGGGGGGAAGGGTGTGGTGGTTGGGAAGTCGTAA
- a CDS encoding GNAT family N-acetyltransferase: protein MTPATLRPATAADVPLILDLIRGLAEYERLPHAVVATEEGLRASLFGPIAAAEVVIAEVDGASAGFALFCHNYSTFLGRRGLWLEDLFVRPAFRGQGIGRALLVHLAEVAVARGCGRLEWSVLDWNESAIGFYRSLGAVPMDEWTTFRVTVTVKR from the coding sequence ATGACTCCAGCTACGCTTCGCCCCGCGACCGCCGCCGATGTGCCGCTGATCCTCGACCTGATCCGCGGGCTGGCCGAGTATGAACGGCTGCCCCACGCGGTCGTCGCCACCGAGGAGGGGCTGCGGGCGTCGCTCTTCGGCCCGATCGCCGCCGCCGAGGTGGTGATTGCCGAGGTTGACGGCGCGTCGGCCGGCTTCGCGCTCTTCTGCCACAACTACTCGACCTTCCTCGGTCGGCGCGGGCTCTGGCTCGAGGATCTCTTCGTGCGCCCGGCGTTCCGCGGTCAGGGGATCGGCCGCGCGCTGCTGGTCCACCTCGCCGAAGTGGCGGTGGCACGTGGCTGCGGACGGCTCGAGTGGTCGGTGCTCGACTGGAATGAATCGGCGATCGGCTTCTATCGGTCGCTGGGTGCGGTGCCGATGGATGAATGGACCACCTTCCGCGTCACGGTGACGGTGAAGCGCTGA